TTATTTTGTAATTTATCATAGTAGCCATTTTTCTTAAAATCTTAATCAACTTAATAGGTAATTGTGACAAAACATAATTTAGTAATTTAGAGATTGTTCGCTGAGATATATCTGCAGTGAAATAGTAGTTGCGGCATTTCGAAATGGGCAGGAAGTTGAATGGTCACATGTACTAGTGTCAGTGTTTGATCTCTCCTGTCTTTTATGATTCATGTGTGACTTCACTCTCACATGCAGCAGTGTCTGTGGCTCCCCATATCATAACTGATCGAAGATATAAACCTATGATGGGTTTCTTGGATTTGAAGCAATTACTTCTCATCGAGCCAAAATGACCTCAACAACATATTTTGAACACAGAATCCAATCCAGGTGGTCTTCCTAGCTTCTTCCTTTTCTCTTCAAAACCAGTGGGCGATCAGGTTCTGCATGGGCCTTCGTTCCAACTTGGCTTATATCAGTAGAGACTAACGGTGTCTGATGATAACGGAGAAGAGCAACTCCCAACAAAAAAGTCAAGAACACTATAATGGTAGTTTTAAACTGCCCATTTAAGTATTAGATAATTGGTTTGTTTAGGGCGTATTAATGTACCAATGCATGAAGTAGATTAGCTCAATACATAGGTAGACAGCTCCATACAGAGGTATACTAATTCGAGGTGAGGTCAAGCTAGTCTACTAGTACTTAATGCATTGTGTATGATGGCTGTCATTGTGTTTAATTATGTCTAAATCTCTGTTGTTTTTAGTTCGAAGTGTTAAACTCTAAACTCGAAAACACACAGAAAGATGATTAGAAGATCTTTGACAATCATTTGAACGGCACGTCATCTTCTAACGGAAGTACTATTCATGTCACGAAGTGCCAAAATTCAATAAATTCTATGATGTAGAGGAAACAATACAAGTTGAAGACTCGTGCAACAGATTCCATGCCTACTCCATTATATAAACACACTAGCTAAACAAACCCATTAAACCACGTTCATCAGGAAATCTCCCACTTCCTCACATTTTGCATCCAGTAGAAAATGGGTATTCGTGTAACAGATATGGTCATTCAGGCTAGGCATATTCTCCGGAGACACAAAAGCAGATCTCATTCCATTTCATCTTACTCAGAACCAACATCAACAGCAGCGTTGGACGTCCCGAAAGGCTACTTTGCGGTTTATGTCGGAGAGGAAGATGAGGAGAAGAAGCGATATGTGATTCCGATATCGTACTTAAACCAACCCTCATTCCAAGACTTATTGAGTCAGGCTGCAGAAGAGTTCGGTTTTGATCCTCCAACTGGTACTGGCGGACTTAGAATACCTTGCAGCGAAAGCCACTTTCTTCATCTCACTCTGTTTAAATAGATAAAATTGCTTAGACAAGGGTTAATGTTATGGTGGTCTTCATATTCATTTCTAGTTGATATGTATTAAAACATTTCATATCTACCCACTCAACCCAAAAAGTACTGGAGTTATCAGCTCAACTATGAAAATAATGCATGGACTTTGGTTTCGCGGTGCTACTAGTGCTTTGAGATAACCAAAAGCTATTGTCTGTTACACTAGCAAGTAAATATGCAAAGAGGGTTGGTAGAGGTTAAAGATGTTACCCCATATGATTTTCAGTATGCTTCATTTTGCTTAAGAGAAAATTTCCCTCAAACAAGCGCTAAACATAGAAATACAGAAGCCTAAAACTAGCAATGTGATACGAATCATACAATGAGTGCATTACTTCATGAGAATGAACCACACTAGGGCAGCATACAATAACACAAGTATACAGTGATATGATGCCAAGTGCAGTGGCAATTATACAGAGCACAAATTTCAGCATTATGAAAGAAGATAACCTTTTAGTGAAACTCTGTCAACAACGCAAAATGGGTCTGTGTATTTGATACATGTTCCACAGAAAATAAACCAATAAAAATATCTCATAAAACAGTCGGCTGGCTGCGAACAGATTATACATTAAGCATTAATCTTGCAATTGTTATATCACCATGCAAAACTCTCTAAAAGGCCCAGAGTTTGCGTTTGTTAAATGCAAAGAATTCAAATGGAAACTTCTTTAGATATGAGAAAGAACACAATCACAGAATAAAAAATTTCAATATTTTATTTCCATTTCATTGTGTTCCCATTTTACATCTGGCTAGCTATAATGGATTAGAACCGGTATATGACCAAGGATGTATGTATCAGATTTGGTACCTGTGTCGCGTCATCCTTGGTCAGAGTATTCAAGTGATATAAGTGCATAATTAACATGAAGATTTAACTGGCAACCTGCTGCAATGGAGGCCAGGCAATTTCATCATCGTCTGTATAGCCGTGAATGAAAAAATCAGCACAGTTCTTACGGCACCCATGATTATAAGGGTTTCGAAACCGCCCATCTGGACCACGAAGATACCCGTAACGAATAGCATTTGCCAGTTCATTGGTTGTGATATTTCGAGCTATCTGCTTGAAAGACATGAAGATTCCATTACGTATAATATACTGATTACCTTGAAGGAGTTCAAAAATAAATATCTCTACAAACTTATTCACAAAATAGAGATATATGAAGGCTTTAAATCTAAAGGGGACACAACTCCAAAATATTAGTATCTTGAATTTCAACAGAGATGTCCATCCGTAGGTGTCCACATATAGCCCTTATTTTCTTCCGTTTTCTCATATGAACCTTTTTTTATAGTTAAGATTAAAATCACCTTTATGTGAATAATAAATTTGTATTTCAAATGAGAAATTTAGCTCATCAAATCCTGCTCCTCACAACGTTATAAGCCAATGGTATTTGCAAGAGCATACCATTAAGACAGAGAAATAAGAGTAGGTGTTTTATCTAACTATATGTACTTCAGTACTTGTTGCTTTGGCCGAGATGCAAGTATATTGCAGTAGTGAGCTTAAGCCAAAGGACATAAAAGGACTTTGTCTATTACCTGAGTTGCTTGTGCTGTCGTCAGAGTCGTAGTAGAAATCACAATAATAATGTCAATACACAGAAATGCAACAATAGTAGGATACTGAACGATCACATGATGAATCCATATTTCTTCGGTTTGCCATGCTGGCACTGCAGTCCAAATCCCTGACCATCATGAGAAGATTACTATTATGTAGTTTGATTTGATGTTAAAAAAAAATTTATAAAATTTTATCAGAGAATTTGCAACAGTGGCATCAGCTTCTCTGAGATAACATACTTTGAACTGTAACAGCAGCAGAAATGATTGATGTCAATGTTCCCATGCAGATGAGAATAAAGAAGTCTCTCTTGTTTCTCTGCAAGAAGATAATAGTGAGCTAGTGAAGCTGGTGTAAACAAAGGAAAATATAACATCAAGGGCAAAGACAAATCTTTCAAGTGTTTTTTTTTTTTTTTCTGAATAGAAACCAGTTATATTAGATATGTGAAGAACTCCAAAAATTGCATGACAATGACAAAATTACCTATTAAACAAAATCCCTTCAATCTGATAGAATATCAAAAGCAGAAAACAAATGTCCCTCAAGTCAACTTTAAATTTGGAACCCTAACCCCCATAGCCAATATAATTGTCATATAACATTTGACTGCTTGTATTGCCCCAACACACAGCCAACACACCAAGACTCCATAGATCTCAACCCTTCCAACCAGAGGTTTCACACAATATCACAAATAACAGCATACCCATCCAAATTTGTAATTTATGATAACCTTAAGGAATCTCTCTTCTATGGAAACCTTCACAACCAAGTTCTGAAGAAATGCTTCACCTTTGAACATCCAGATCAACTTCCTCGATATAAAAACCCTGGATAGTTTCTCAAACATTAATAAGGGTGAAAGATAGTAACTTGGCAACATACCTGTAACAGGCTAAACTACAGTAAGCTTTTCTTCAAATGAAATGACATCTTCCAAGCGTTTTATCTCTTCTAATCCCTTTCCAGTGATGGGTCCTAAAAAGCTATAAACACTTACCACTGGGACACCAAAAATATCACAAAGAAAGCTAATGCCGATAACAAAAACCTCCACACTCCATTAACCAAAGATGAAGCTATTCTTCTTGTTTAGTGAGACAAAATTTGCAAGGCTTGTAGATTATTGGGGTTGTAAATTGCAAGGCTTGTAAATTGCGAGGCCAATGATGTATTTGGGTCTTCCTCTAGAAGAGAACCCAAGAGCTACTAAATTCTAAAATGTGGTATGACAAAACGGTGAGGCTTCAATGTTGGACAAAGGCTTTTTAATTTTTAACCAAGAGAAAACCTAGCATTGATCAAGGCAGCAATCACTCTATCTCCAAAATGCAAGAATTGTTCTCTAGTCATAATTTTCAAAATGCCCCTACATACCTGCAACAAAGCCTTTGGAAAACCATATGTCCATGTGACAACGTACCCACTCACTTCTTCTCCAAAAGATCTTTATGATCATCCAAAGTCAAGATCTAGTTAAATTACTTGTGCTTTCCCAGTTTAGTCTACTAGTGTCGCTAACTGATGGGATTCCTATCCAGTTCCTCCATTTTTGGTCTCTGAAGAAAAAACATTCTATCAATGCTGGGCCCCAGGTTTCCAGTCCCATTCCTAGAACCTGATATTTGATTTGCTCATTGAGGTGGTTAGCTCATGTTCGAAAGCAAAATAATAATAAAACTGTGTAAGAGCTCAAATATCAAGAAGTACTGTGAGAGCTCAAAGGTCGTGCAAGGCCACAATCCTATGCATTATTTTCAGAGTTGTTGTCCTACAACACATATCCAGAAGCAAGAAATTTGCAACCCAAGTCAGAACTTCATAGAGATCCATGATCACTAGATCCAAAATTCCTAAACTTAAAACTACCCAGAGTAGACCTCTACATTTCGATCACTCATTCGACACATATGAAACAATGACCACTTCACACATCTAAGAGCACCAAGGTCCCCATTTTTCATCACCGGAATTCAAACAATGAAGAATGGTCTGATACACACTTGCAAGACCACTCCATCTTGCAGTCAAGCCCTTCTTGACTTCCACCCAATGACTTGAGAATACAAATGTGTCCAAACTCCACTCTACCCCAGAAGCATCAAATGGCAGTAAGGGACCCGCTATTATTTTCCCTCAAGGTTGGACTAACACAAATAAGTCTGACCACAAGTAATGCAAAGTAAAAGACTATTTACCTTCCCAACACAATTAGATATCCAGGGACAATGATGGTCAAACTGTTCTACACATCGATTACATGAGGTACAGTGTTTGGAGCGAACAGGTCTGATTATCTGAAACACAATAATTTGAGAGTACAAAATATTAGTATATCATTTGCTTCATGATCAAATATCCAGTAATGTTGTTATCTTCAGTATCATCTTACAAAAGAAATAGGAAATTATCTTCACCTTGCAAGTAGGACAAAGTTGAGACCAATTTCCTGTCCATACAGATGAATTGTTCATATCAATATTCAACAGAGGATCCTGCAATTTTCAGTGTGTCATAGGACTGGTCAACAAAACACCGTCTGCAACAACATTTTAGACACTGATGTAGCGTATAAGTACAGATCTTTTTTAGTTGGTGAATAGATGCACCTCAAATATGACTTTTTTTACAGCCTGAATTAAGCATTATTTCATCATCTATTTTTTATTGCACTAAACATAGGTTTGTCATTGCCCTACTGCAATTTGCTTGTCTTGGACAGTTCCTAATCATGTTCTTTGGTCTGCCTTGAGTTTTTTGTAGGGGGAGGTTAAAGTTATAGGAGTTGTATTTTGGCGTCTGTGTTTTAGGTAGAACAGAATAGAAGGATCTTTCACACCACCAAAAAGACAGACCCACAATTCGACTCTTAAAATTTGGGTCAGGCTTTCTCTGGTTGAACATGAAAAAAAAACATTGGGCATATCATTAGATCTTATATAAAAAAATCCCCATCGAACTCTTTTAAGTTTCAACTTAATGGTCACATGGGTGGGGAAACTCCTGCTGAAAATTCGTAATGGTCATAGTTACTTTCTTTTCTAATTGGCAGTAGAGAACAGAAGCATACCTCTGTATCTATATGACTGCCCAGGTCCCCTGGTCTTTTGATGTAGCCAGGATCTTCACTGCACGTCATTATTTAGATAATAAAAAAAATTACAAAATTAAAATAAAGAAGAGGCTTTAATGATTTTACAGTAAAAAAAAAACAGAAAGGAAGCATTTGCACTAATATATGAGCACATATATGCTTATTCCCTAAAGTACAAATTTGCCAGCGTGGAATCCAATATGCACAGTTCACTAGCGATTTGGCATCCCCAAAAAAGAATTGTTGTGGGGTTACATGCAGAGGGAATAACCTGCCAAACCTTCGGCCTTCAGCCTCTGAGAATGATAATTTTTTGTCTAACAAGAATGAGATGTGGCTTCAGTTAACTACAACCAAGCAAGGTTTCACAGGACAGGCACTCAAAAACATCAGGCATCAAATATTTAATTATAATTCACAAGCATCACTGATTGGAAAACTGCAACTTATTGCTTCAGGTCACTTTATAACTGTGCAGTTCTCTAATTTCATGTCTTTGGACCTCAAGCCTCTCTCTCCCCGCCTTGTTGTCTCAATTACTTAGCCAAGAAAACACCTTTCATCTCACAGCCACAATGCAACAAGGACTCCCAAGTCTTTTAGAGAGTAAACACATCAATTA
The window above is part of the Fragaria vesca subsp. vesca linkage group LG2, FraVesHawaii_1.0, whole genome shotgun sequence genome. Proteins encoded here:
- the LOC101308743 gene encoding uncharacterized protein LOC101308743; translation: MGFRLPGIAIAKKSLARSLSASKSLDIPKGYFAVYVGKSQKKRFVIPISYLNEPLFLDLLSQAEEEFGYDHPMGGITIPCSEDAFINLTLLLNMVIQARHILRRHKSRSHSISSYSEPTSTAALDVPKGYFAVYVGEEDEEKKRYVIPISYLNQPSFQDLLSQAAEEFGFDPPTGTGGLRIPCSESHFLHLTLFK